AAGTGACCAAGACTGGAAGATATTAACTTAACGTGCCATTTATAGAACATGATCTGTACATTAACTCTCATTGCGAATGTGAGCAGTAGGTATCTTGATTTTatcgtcgaaaaaaaaatatcgggcTATTGTCTAACCACGGGCGAAGCATCTTTCATCGCTTTTCGAGAgcgttttttttaattcgataCTTGCAATTGAAGGAGCCCGGCCGTAGCGGACAGTATTCGACGAAGAAGTTAAGGGTGAATGCGGTGCAGCGATGGGTCTCCCTGGGGATATTTGGCCGATCGAAGCAATCACCctctttcaaatatttaaccGCACAATATCCAATTTTATCTTGTATCTTTTACCTCTGCCACTTTCGGGGATTGTACATGATGTATCTATCTTTATTTTGGTaccaatttaatttttcgttcGCTTTTGTTTTGTATTCCTCAGCACGCATGGTTCTGGGTATATTGTTGGTATATGTGCGTTGTACATGGTACTGATTATTTACAATGAAATCCAAGttttaaatgagaaaaaaaaaataaaattttattgaaaatttaagcAGGACTTTATAAGAAACATAGTACCAGGGCTGACAGAAAATTGGGTTGCCTTATGgcttatattatttatttgctaGATTTCTTCTACTTTTGTCGTATTGTTAGATCACGATATTGAAAGAAGATTTGACTGTATTGAGACTCAGGTTCACTCTTCATCCGTATCAAAAAACACCATGTGAACAGAGCGCAGAGAGTACTGTGCAATGTATAAGACCCTTATGTTAAATTGACTTTCGAAAATTCTTGGTTatcaaagaacaaaaaatttttttacaatacgaaattaaataattttctggtatacaaataatataaaatactcTTGTCCCGGCATAATTTGTAAATCTTGTTTGGCCCAATAAACCAAATAGCTTTCTTCTCGTAATAGTGAAAAACTCCCGTTAGGTGGAGTTATAGAGATGCATACAACGCTAGTTACTAAATGTTaacaatgagaaagaaaaactgtttCCGCGTAcctgagtatttttttttcataccgtCACCGTTGTTTCCTCGGACACTTCCACAAGCACAGAGTGAAATTCTGCAGCAAAGGGATCTGGGGCGGTGGGAAGTGGAAGGAAGCGGGAATGGGTACGAGAATGGGAATGGAACTCGGTATTTTAAAATCAGCGAGCGTAGAACTCCGCTCGAAGTCGAGGATAGAGGGTTGGGGGGTCGGACGGTGGCAGCCAAGGATCCACTCGGTCCAGCTCCCCGGGTGGGCTGCTCTTACTCTTCGGAATATCGGTCGAATGTGTTTTTTCCGCGCCCTCAAACACGTcacatgaataaaaaatatccttcAAAGTTGCCAGTCCCAGCGTCTGCCTCCCCGTCTCCAACCCTCACTTTAATCCTCCCCTCGTTCTTCGCCTGCCTCGTACTTCCTTCTCGTTATACGTCCTCACGAATAAGTTACACAAAGTAAAAAGCGAAACTGCCCAAAATGTCTAGATCTGCCAAATGCATGTTCTACATATTGCCGTGTCAGTGAATTTCCCTCCGGGTTTCAGGCCGTACGCAAGATGAGGGTAGTATAGGTGAGTAACCATTACCGCAATTCTTTCTGAAAAGCGggaaaataaattccattGAGATAATCAACGCACGGTGGAGTATTCATGTGGATCATGTGATTGTAGAAGCTATCACAATACGCATACATATAAAGATATTGGAAAACATCGAGGTCGATCGTAAACGCATCTAACTCCCTGTACAGAGATGCGGGGCCTTTTCatcctttttctctttataGCTCGCCTGCTCTCCTCTCCGGTTGATTGTGCCCGCCCTTACCGAAGATTTTCGCGCAGGGTTGATTTGAGTTGGGCATCAGGCGTTTAGCTCATGAAAAGCGGAAGCTGGCGATAGCGATACCAGCTACAGCCGCCACGTCGCCGATTTCGGGGTGTTTGACGTCACCCACCCCTCGTGGTATCAGGTGAAGTTTGACCGCTCGGGTGCTCCGAGCTGCTCGTCAATTTGCTCCTGACAGCACCGGATAAAGAGAGGGTGCTAAATGGAAGTTCTAAATGGATAAGAGTTAACAGCCTCGCGCTACTGCCTGGCAAAGAATTAGGTGTCTGATGTATGATATGAGTCGGGGACGGGGGTGGCTGTGCTGCCTTCAGAGTGTTGTTTGCTAGAGAGAAACCCTTCCCCTATCCTAAGGCTTCGTAGCTTCACTAACTCTGCGCCCCTAGCTATCGTAGCTACTCTGCGTCACTCATGTAGGtatgaaatttattcgcaTGCGATTGCGTAACTATCTACGTCGTTACTATAAGCACACCGGGTGACATTGTAGATCGGCGAAAATAAGCACGGACACTCGGTTCCACTTATTTTCTGTCATAACGATTGCAACAATTGTAATGTAACATTACCAATGTAGCTTATAAATAAACTGGTAACAGTATATCGTGTTCATCTCGTCTACTAAACTAGTGTCTACACTCGTGAAACGACATTTGTATATACATCTACTCTAGATCTGTTCTTCGGTTACAACTCtcagatttttattgaattctATCGACTTACTGACTGAGTGTTACAGAATacaggaaattttttaataaagtaCATAATTGTCGTGCACGGTGCTGGCGCTGAAACAATCATCGATAAGATATTCTATTTCGAGTTGGATACGGTAATAATCACAGTAGTCTATGACGTCAGTCGTTCCGACTTGTAGATTTGTGCAGGTAGGTACACTGATCGAGAAGAGTATTGGGTCAAGATTGCATATAGAGAGAATAAGCTGGCTACTCTCCATGTCGTTGCGCATTCTGATACCCAGAGGTGGTTCGGTATTCCTCACCCCTATACTTTCGTATACACATGCTCGCAGCACATGCACATTGGGAAATGACGTAGGGTCACACTTGCGCACGGGAAGCAGAGCAGGCGTCGGAAGGGCGGTCGGACGGACGTGTATACCAGTGACTGAGAGGATGCTTTATGACCCGTAACGTCGCAACCCGCGCCTCCGCCCTGACCACCTCTATAAACTGGATCCAATATATTAGGGTTAGCTTCAGCTCGGAAGTAACGGCCATTTTGAACGCGATTCGAGAACTCCAACTAGGAAAAGGATGAGTGtgtatttatatcatacatgcAGGGAAAGAATATACGAAGAGATGAGAGAAATTCGTCGAGAAAAATAGTGCAAGCATTAGGCGAGTTGAACGAGAAATTCTGAAACTAGGATGTGGATGAaataagaatatttaaaaGTACCGTACTTTACGTTGAGGCTATAGCATCCGATGCCGAAACCAAGTTAGGGTGTGGTTGCACTTCTCGCCGACAAATGTCTAATCAGAGAAACCGCCCGAAAGTGAAGGGTTTCCCTGGTCCAGTGTCGCTGGCCCTGCATCATCGTGCCGCGCCAAACTTCCATCAATCACCCGCAGTGACAGTTGTAGCATACCGATATCCCCGACAACCTCTTGTGGGACCTCACTGCATATCTCTCGCGAGGCTCTACACTCAACATTTGAGAAATTGCTTCTAGTAGCTCCATCTTTAATCATTTGGAACTGATTTCTGCGAAATACTTGATGAAATACGCCGACAATATAGTGACAGAATAACCGGCATCAGCGCAACTGGACTTGTTCGATGTTTTTTAGAATTTGTTCTTCATCTCTGGTACAGATAGTGGAACGAAGACTTGAGTTTTTCAAGGTGAGCTAAggatacgtaggtatataacCCATGGACGTCAGTACGTCGGTCGTTTTATCTCCATTTCTTCTTCCAGCAAGACAACGGGGATCATTAGAACGAGCGAGTTTAATAATTTCCAAGACCTCGACAACAAGGTTCGTTGGTTCACTCTGGATGCTGTATACGTTCGCCAGCTCACTCCTGTCAGCGTCTGGCCGAGTTTTCCGCAATCATCTTTCCTCGTTCTTCTTTGTATCTTTCTTACTGACTTCTATTTTGTGCTACCTCGTCCAATTTAATCGGCGAACGATTGCTAGTTTGCTGTTCAATTCCGCGTTACGAATGCTTTTCGCCTATCCATATAAGGTATCGCCAATAATGCGCATGCATCATAATGTACACGAATCATAAGTATACTCATATGCGTTAGTTAGGGGAAAACTGATGTATTCTGCGCGTAGCTACATTCCTACACTTACCATGAAAAACGATGGGAAGCGACTGTTTTTCTCGCTCTGGTTCCGTATCCCTCGTCGAGGATTACGGAACCGTCATCCTGTCACGAGGAATGTCACATCCAAAAATCCTCTATCCGTAAGGGTGCAACCCTGGCCTCTTTCAGGGCTGATCTCAGAACATGGACGGTCTAGATTTTCTAGCATGCTCCATGTGCACCTATCGGTTAAGCTCGATAATTCGATATGATTCGCACGAGGAACAGTTCATTTCAAGATAAAGAAGTTACTCATCAGACTATTACCCGCGTCTTCCAAAGCTCTATTATCGAGTTCCGCTTATCGGTCGGCAAATATCGAGTATCACCGAATTTTGGGAATGAGAAAAACTGAAgctggtaaaaaatttagCTGTTCGTCCCTTCCAGCAGAGAGACGGGGGTAGGATAACGGCACTCACCGTGAAAAAGCTCGacattaaaaaatcataaggGAGATAACTGTCGCGTCATTCCTGCACCCTACCGACTTTTTTATTCGCTTAAGGTTTGCACGTGGTGCCACAGCGGGAGGTTTCGGATCTATTGGTCTGATCAACAGGCCGATGTATTCTTCTGCGGTGGTGGAGGGCTGTCATACTATCCTATAGCCATCCCCTGCTACAGACACGATTTATACTCATTCTCGTCGTCTCACCTATTGACGAAAAAATACTGATTTGCTCATTTTCGACGAAgtcattttttgatatttcacaGTCAACGAACTCTGTCAACGTGATCTGTAAACAAAACTTTGATAAGAAACTATGCAGAGGCACATATATGGCATTCCGGACTGAAGGCTAGAAATGATTCACGTTAGAGTTACATGTACGCGTGATGTGAGGATTGGCGACTGTACTGCCGGTACGTTTGGTAGCGGAGTTAGACTTTCCATTGGAACGATAAATGGCACCGAGAAATTCCCTTGGGAGGCTGCGAGCGTTTCTAAAGTAGTAGGAATCATCTTTTTTTCCGAATAATCAAAATGTATGTGCGCCTGGGGTGACGAAGCCAGTGGGGCCAGCGCTCCCCTCCAATCTGCCTCCGGTTtctcatattttctttttcccttacGACGTAGGTATACATCTGTGCGAGATTTGTTTACACAAAAACTGAAAACCGGAACAAATCGTTGAACTGAAACAACATTTACTCAATTTTGTAAGCACTGCGCCTCTTGTCAGCTCTTTACTATAAGAAATTTGATCCAACCTAGTTACAGGTACCATTTTGAGGACCTATATAAGAGCAAGTACTTGGCGCTATatgtttcaaatgtttttgCTTACCGTCACATATCATTTCACTACGAATGGGAATTGAAGAATGggaatttccatttttcaattgCTACGCCACAGTCTATTTTGGCTTTCCTTTTGAAAATCATATTGATGCTCGCAGATTGAACACAACTTGTAATACCGGGGTGTAATTTCGTTTAAAATATCTCGTGAAGTTTATCAAGCAAGTTCATTGGGCGGGTTTGAAATGGGTGCGTTTCAGAAGGGTGACACCCTTCGCTGACCTTTGCGAACCTTCTTGGGGTATGTGTGCAGTGGGTCCTTCTCCGCTCCCCTAAAAAATGGACTACGCAAGTTTAAATTACGTCCAGGGCTCGTGATGCCCGTGTAAAGTGCTCGTGTGAATTCTACCCTAGGCCCGAATAGCGATGAATGTAATGCATACGATACAAAACTAGCACCAGTCTCTCTTGAGTGAACCGATACACCCACGGCCTCAAGTGTTGCAAAAATCCGTAGCAAATCCCGCTACGAATCGATATTCGTTCACGCGAATTGAAGGGTGTGAAAACCTGGAATTTTCACGCCACTACGCCATCATCTAgcttaaaaatatatcatccTTTAGTCGTGAACAAACTGTAGATAGTGTTagattttttgtaaatttaggAAGTACCGGAATTCAGTAacatattattcataaattagattaaattcacttttccatacataaatatatgtatacataatgaATGGTGTGTTTTGCGACTGATGTGATTCGGAAAGTGCGCCACAAAcgcgcatatacatatataacctGCAGTAGCGAACATACACAAGAAAGTTGGGAGCTCAGTCGTAGACCGATATATGAGCGTCATAGGTTCGTGTTCGTTCAATTTGGAATTCAAACGCATCGATCCATCTTAGCACCCCAGAATTCAATCACTGCCATTTGTTTGGGAAATCAGTCCCACAGGAGTAGTATCCCGGACAAGCTGCAGTGCCGGTAAACACTCATATTATGCATGAGTTCTTTGTGTTTGCCCGGCTTCGTGCTGCAGCTTAATGCAATTTTTGCAACATGCGACGAGATTAAAAGGAAGGAGAATATCGATTATACTAAATGTAGCGATAAATTTCTTGTAAGTGAATATTTGGTCGCTTGTAATTTGAATCCCTTATTGAAGTGAGGTGTACCTACATGGTCAGACCTTGAGTCAGAAGCCAGACTCGGGTTACTATTCATCTCGCGCGTTATCGTGCTTTTCGACTCTAAATGCAATTGCAATTAGTTTGAGAAGATTTTCCTTCATGCTGCGATAGTTAACGTCGTGCCTATTATTGAATAgtcaaagaagaaaagaataaaaataaagaaaagaaggcGGTGACACATTTTTAGCGACGATGTATACTACATGTACTGCACGCGCGCGTTGACACGCTGACACGTTATAAAAATACGAGGATAGTCGAGACTCGGATATAGTGAGTATCAGGGGGGTAGAGCGACCGTAATCCCCCATACAATAATATTTCTCTTTTCCGTTTTGTACTTTGTGAGTCAATTTGAAACATGAATCGTATAATAATTCGGTAAACCCGAGGAAAATACGACACAGACGTCGCGCATTCGGAAAAGCGCGTTAACGGCCTCCTTCCCTCTTTTCTACCATCAAGGTCTCACACCGTTAGACGTTACATATTCGCGTATATCGTTCTGCATAATGATTACAGCTAAAGAACCTGAGAAAATCATAATCAGCGTTATCCTGACGTTAAATTCAGTGCGAAAGCATTCGTAATTTGGCTTATTTTCACATAGTAAATACATtccataaataataaaaatttaaaagctGACCATTATACTCACGTATTGGATatccttttttcatttcataataCAGCGCGAGCTTATACAACGGGTggttaaatttattcatgcGGGTAAGTCCACCCTGAGCCTAAATCTCGCGTAGCAGAGCCATGGCGGAGCTCCCTGGTTGAGAACGGAGACAGAACTCGTTGCAATTCCGATGAGTCCCGCCTGATCCGTGCTTCATACATATTGTGATTGCCATTACTTTCCGGTGAGAGCTCTGTACCTGTATATTCGTGCACATCGTAGCTATGCTTCGTGGACTTACACACGCGATATTTATATTTAGTCGGTACTTGGGTACACACCTACATACATATGCACGGGTATATGTACGTCGGAGTccatattatattttacttaCACGAACGAATACGCGATGCGATGGAGAATAGATGAATTACCGTTCAAACAGTTAACTTTTCGATTTCGGTCGGTCATACTTGatggaaatatattttttttattgaagtAAAGATCGGATACGCGACTGACGAACAAAATGTATGTGGAATATTCCTTTGATTAcggtaataatattttccctGACTTTCGAGCAATACCGTAAAACCCAACTCGGAATTTTCAGCTTCTGCTTCAATCGTGTGACGAACTGTCCCGTGATCGGTACGGCGGGGGGTTTATCCGGACAATATTAATTATGCACATACCATGTGCGGATCTGGTCCCGACGCGGCTGCCGTAGGGCGTTTGTCACAGGGCGCCTTGGAGTGCCGCAAGCGTGTCCGATACATGCTAAGTAGAATATAAGAATGAATCGCTTTATCGAGTGGAATAATGTCAGAGTGGAGCCTGGCTCGCTTTATTCCTTCCGTCCTATTAGATTTTCAGACGATCCTGGTCCGACTCCCACTCCCTGAAACTGCAGCTGCTCATTGTACATTTGGATATTTGTCTGTGCgcatgtaattttgcgaattgCTTTGATGTTGTGATGCAAAGCTCCGAGAAAGCGACGTTATCCGGGTAAGGATTTTCGCGGAGTGAAATTCTGCAGCTCGTATACAGGCCGAGGGGCGAGAATCCATGGATGTATCCGTCTCGACTGTATCTCATCCACCCCCGGTCCGCATGCCACAACCGAGAGCAACCCCTTGTCCCGACGCTTCTTTATGCCTGGGTCCGGGAGAGTAGCACTCTCAAagtgttattttatttcatatattttgaAAGGGCGAGCGGAAAGTGCTCGGAAATTGAGTGTGCCTCCAGAATGGCGGCGTCGGGACCTACGTACGTTGCTGGTTCTTCGAGAGAAGAAGAATGACCCGGAAGCTGGCTGCAGGCCGATGAAAACGGTGGGAAGAGTAAAGGGGGTGAAACAGCAGGGGATAAAATTACCCCCTCTTTCCACCGCTgcttgaaagaaatttgagagagaaacagagagTTCAAGATCTAACGCTCGATCGCCTCTGTAAATCCAccttttttcctaattccctCCACACGACGCACCCACGTCCTCTCCACCAACGTGCGTCGTTCTATGTATGCCGATACGAATTCCACCGTTCGCGGCCGACGAATGCGGGGGACCAGTgagaggagaaaagaaaacagatCGAGGAGCTCCGAGGAGGCTTGGTAGGTATAAAGAGAAGCTGCGCTACAGCGACAGATCCTTCTTGGCGGCAGGCATCAAGGGGGTCCGTCTTGTCTCTCGTCCCAGCAGCGAACAATTACTCGAGCGTGAGTGCATAAATAAGGCCCCCCTTTCCCCTCCTGCCCCGGAGAAACTGGATTTGCATTTGCGTGAGGTCAAGGAACGCGTGGGGCCTCTCAGGCGTGGTGGAGGTGGTGGAGGTGAGGGAGGGGCATAAGGGGGGAGCTGGTGAGGAGAATAGCGGCGTTATCAACGCGTCTGAACGAAGCGAAGCATTCGCCGATGGTTCTACATGTATCTGCGTGCAGGGTAGAGGTACGTCTTTGATGTTGCAGAAGGAACTGAACGACTGATAGAGTGGAAGCCGGGAAGACGAGAAGTCGGATCGAGCTCGATGCAGGGGAGTCTTCTTTCGTCGAGCCGAACCCCAAAGAACCAAGCTGATCTGAATGCAACGCGCGTATTTCACTCCCCTCAGCCGAAGAGCGACCCGTCAATAAGGCAGCAACGCAACAAGCCCCGAAATAAAAAGTCACGCGTTTGCAAAAACTCGATTCGCTTGAGGGACCAGCGGGGACCCGGGTCCACCCGCCCTATAACCACCCGACGATATACGTGCCTTTGAGAACAAGATGAATGAAATTGTAAACCCGGGACCTTGCgacctttcttttttctgctTCTATTcccttctcttcttctttatcactaacatttttttccttttctgtttcatttttatcctcGTGTTGGTTTTCATCATCATCCTTaccctcgtcctcgtcctcatcctcatcctcatcctcaccGTCACCTTCATCGTTACCgtcatttttatcatcatcttcatcttcctcttcttcttcttcttttagaTTTGGCCCCTTAAGTTACAGCCATCTTCTTGCATGGTGGTCACTAttaaaagtggaaaaaattttctgacgtTTCTCTGACTATTCGAGCGTGAACTGTTAGTGCCAATTCGATCATCTAATAAATGAAGCTGCGAATCGAAGGGTATTCAAAAACGTGTTGACTATTCATTCAATGGTCACTGGATCAAACATGCGACGAAAAAATTAGACATAGAGGTTTGCTTCTTCATGGGTAAAGCTTTAATCTCTCTCGGTCTCCCCCGCCAAAAAATTCCATGACTAATTAAAAGATGATTTTTCCAAGTCCTTACAGTCCGTCTCTAAATTCCCGGTTTTTCATAACCAGTGGTAACCGTATCTTAAACATATATGGCTTACAAGTGACTATATACATTGAAAACCCTCAAAGACATTTCCCAGTAATTTTTATTGCCGTATTTAAGTAAACACGTGTAAATTGCTTTTGCAATTACCCGCTCTTACACCGGGATGATTCCTTGAGGGTTAACGATGGGAATGATGGCTCGCTGGCAGATAGGCAACTTAACTTACACATAACATGCAGTAAGTACGCCAGATATAATTTCAGTTGCCGACCCGCCGGGAGAGCGTCGTTCATATCGTTAACCTTTAAGGAATCCTCCCAGTATACAACAAGATGGCAGAAAAAATTGTCGTGTTCCTGCACGCAGGTGGAAAGAACAGAGTCGCAAAGGACCGTGGTCGGCGAGAGTGAAATGCTCGACGCCAAGTCCCTGGCGACGAGAGTCGAAATAGAAAACAGTGGCAATACCCTTGAGTGGTCCGTCGGGGGTGCGAAGGGTATTTGGTTTCTGAAGGGGACAACGCCTCGCTCTAGTCGCGAATGCATATTCAGGGGCCGGTCGGCCATCCACCCAACCAATGGTACCGTTCCTTTTTCTCCTGCCGCTGCCACCGCTGCTGCATCTTTGCCAGGAGCGTAGGAGGTAAAGATTGCCGAACGATGTTTGCAATCATCTTTACTTTCaccaattatattaattttcacactCGTTGTGCTTGACTTCTCCATTATCAATCTTACTCATTGCAGGACTTTTGGCATATTTGTTCATGACGTTTTTACTTTCGCGCATTACAACTGTGTTTGTTAATTAACGCGTCATGTAAACGATATGTACCACGattatttcaatcattcgTCGGTAACAAATATACCATTGCCATGCAGACGATTTTGAAATGGAACAACGATCATATCTTCGTCCATCTCGGATTACCGAAATGTTCACCAAATAAACACGGGCGGAGTGTGAAATGTGACTTTCTCATGCTGAGGTACCTTACATCAGTATAGGTGAGAATAATATGCGTCTTTGCTGACTTTTGCACGAAGTATGTCATAGTTCTCAAAGAGTCGACGGAAGAGTCGCTGCTCGTAGAGTTCCACGGCAAAGTTGAGACTGGTGATTATCGGATCACCGACCGTGTTGGCTGTCTCAATTTTGAAGTGAGCGCAGGCAGATCAGAGAAAAGTTCTGTATTTCCTCGAGTCCATTGGCACGGCCCTGAATTCTGAGCGGGGTCCACGACAGTGGAAGGGCTCGCTGGATCAATAACAGAGAGCAGCTTTCGCGCATGCACCCCCAGGCACCCGCAGGCATCCTCGAAGCCCCGTGTTCGTCTTGCTACCCTCACCACCTCCCCCGCTGCTCTCCTTTCCATCTCCTTGGGACGCCTCGTACCCCCATGCAACATTCATGACGCCATCAATATTACACGCGCGAAATAATAACCCATGCATTTATTACGTACGGGGACAGTCGTcagaagaggaaaaataagGAGAAGATCGCCGCTTCCCAGACAATCTATAATAAGGGCAAGTTATCCTTTaaatttgattcatttttactGTTATATGTTCTACGGACAATAATTGATTCACAATGAccatgaaaattgatttactAGGAACGAAACGTATCCTTGGTGATCCTTTTCGGactataatttattgcaaatcgCGATGACTATTCTAGTCGCCTCCTCTGAAAAGTTATTCATTCTGACATTCGTTGAAAAACTTTGTTAATTGTTAACGTAAATAGTTTCGAATACcattgaaataatataaaaattccgGTATATGGAGTTTCTATTCTGAGTTTATAGTCTTGTCTGGATTTTGCTTTATCTTAGACTTACTAATCATTGAGATCGGatggcataaaaaaaaaaaaactgcattaGTTTTTGATTGCCTCGTAGATTTTAATAACTACCGAAACTATTTTCTTGAAACAAAGATTGATTTTTaggattgaaaaattagtttGTGATGCCACGACGATGCCGAGGATAGACGCGGTAGTTTACTGCCGTCTGTTGCAATACGGTTTACAGCTTGTGATAGCATCGACTGATATCGAGTGAGTGAAGAACACCGAAACGGTTTACTGGTTTGCCATAACAAACTCCTAGTTGGCAATGACCTCTTCGCGATACGAGCTGACCGACACAATCTCGCGATTATCTCGTAGCGCGTTAAATCCACTAGTCTATATTATCGCGAATGTATCTAAACAGCTGATAATGTGAAATACACATTGCGCAGTATTGCAATACACAGTTGAAATTCACCAATAAACGACTCGGGCAAGGCTTAAGACAATTGCAGAAAGATACCTACACTTGAATTACTCACCGTAGTGAATAAGTATAGCGACAGTGTGGTTGATTTACTCTCAGTGTTGATGTCACATCACGAGATATAACTGCTCTTGGTTCACGATTCTGTTATTGACGCACGAATGACGGAGCTGTGAATAGAATcaaagatataaaaataaaattttaggTCGATAGTAGGTTACTTCTGCCACCATGTCAAGATACCGTATCAAGattccaattttcaacgagGAATGGCGCAATTATTTTCTCAGGTTCGTAGTCCTAATTCTataatcacgatcaatgcTTTTGAGAACAGTTCTTATGAGACCTTTACTTTAGTTATTTCACACCGTTTCCGATAGTTGCAAATAACTGTCAAATAATAACGGAACAATGACAAGTGATGGATTTGTGTAACGTCATCCGTTGAACGATTCTGATTCATATCAACCTGATTACGACATTTGTAacttaaatttcaattattcaaataggAACGTCAAGTCTTATTGGTTATATAGGGAAATCGGTGATCGATGAAATATTACCAATGGGATTAAATTCACTCGTTTACGTTGCAGCACACATTTCTTGGCTCCAGCGTTAAATTGGGCCATACCGATTTCTTCAATTCTTGACATGACAAAGGATCCAAAATACATTAGCGGTAATATGACAGTAGGTAAGTAACGGTTCTGAATGCAACTGGTTTTCACATAATTTCCATCACACTTATACCGTCGTTGCTCATTGAATGATAGAATGAATACACTTCTCATTGCCTGAATAGTGAATACACTTACCATTTGACTGCGATGTGCGGAATGACATACGTTATTCCGTTGCTTATCATCAGCTCTGCTTATCACTAATGTCAAGTTAATTAGAATTGATGCTGTAActaacctcgatcaaatggtTCGCAAGCTTCGTTTCCTGTCCT
The Neodiprion lecontei isolate iyNeoLeco1 chromosome 3, iyNeoLeco1.1, whole genome shotgun sequence DNA segment above includes these coding regions:
- the LOC107217998 gene encoding mitochondrial pyruvate carrier 1 isoform X2, whose protein sequence is MSRYRIKIPIFNEEWRNYFLSTHFLAPALNWAIPISSILDMTKDPKYISGNMTVGGRPPSCSTDDGLLLWIPKKHANNAQLGIFIPSLIPPSALLPYALKW
- the LOC107217998 gene encoding mitochondrial pyruvate carrier 1 isoform X3, with the translated sequence MSRYRIKIPIFNEEWRNYFLSTHFLAPALNWAIPISSILDMTKDPKYISGNMTVGGRPPSCSTDDGLLLWIPKKHANNAQLGIFIPSLIPPSALLPYALK